From the Cucumis sativus cultivar 9930 chromosome 5, Cucumber_9930_V3, whole genome shotgun sequence genome, the window GTTAGAccttaaaatgaataaaacacTAACTTCCTTAGCAAGGATGTTAGGTCGGTTAGCCTCAGCCTAAAGAAACTATGCTTGTATTTGTCCAATGTAAATCCATAATAAGACAAGTAATAAGAAACGAGAgtcttaaagaaaatgattaatGAGACTTTGAGCCAAAACAGTCTAATAATCCTTGACCTCGAATAAGAATGAGGTCGAGGTCGAACTATCAAAGCACTAACTTGTTTGAGCTTTAATAGTATGTGTTGAAAACCCAAATCAGCCTCCTCTTCGTCATCCTCGCCTCAACAAAAAGTGAGCTAGGGTGAAGTCGAAGTTGACATTTTCCATTTGGCACGTTAGTCCATCCAACTTGAAAGATAACCTATCTTATACGAAACTTATATCATAAATCTAGTTggacaaataatataaactctatattaaattctctataaatacATTAGGGTTTCATACGATGTAACCGCAAAATTTTGACTTATTCTCTACGTTACAGTTCTTTTACTACTTTTTGAACATGTATGttttttctaaactaaaatttgatatcaatttaaattaataattgagttATCTATTAATGTGTATTTATATaaagataattataaatataacaattagattcaaatatatatcaacgttttaaaaaaattgcaaatatagcaaaatcatgttataaatattggtATACCATGACTAACATGAGCTTATCTCAACTGGCACGTATTTGTGGACAAAAGGTCTCACGTTCAAATCTCTGATATTTATTACaagaattttgatatatttataatttttttaaaatgtttccgtatatttaattattattctcacACGGATTATAATTAAccatttataaaacatatataatgtAACCGTTAATTCAATCATGAAAAGGAAGTTTTTCATTGGataaattcatataatatatataatataataaaacgtAGGTcgcaaaataaataaataataatcgGGGATAATATTGGGACACGTAGTGTAATTTGGCGGGTTTAGAGAAACGAATCCCATTCTCGTTTCTTTCTAACCAACCGAGCTGAGCTGAGCTTTGCTTTGCTTTGCTTTCCACTCCGTTCATCAGAGCTTCACAGATTCAATCAAAAGATTCAATGTCAATCACTGCAATATCTCCAACTCCAGGACTGTCTACCTGCTCCCATGATCAATTCACTCTCTCCAATCGCCTTTCCCTTGtttctctccctttctctcGTCCTAACCGCACAATTTCCCTTCCCGGCGGTGCCAATTTCATCGCCAGAACCAACGTTTTTGTCCATTTTGAAACGACAACGCTTCTGCACAAGCCTCACCGATTAGCTTTCTCTTTCTCCACTCGTGCTGCTGATTCTACGCAGCCCTCTGCAGTTTCAGCTTCGCCGGGTAAAGCAGTAGTTACTGACGATGAATTCTCGCTTGCGAAAGTACGTTTCTGTTCctttatgatttatgaattATTGCGAATATTGGGAATGGACACACCTAGGTGGCATTTAGATTGGAATTTGTCGATTATGTTTTATGTGCTGTTAGCGGTTTTAAAGAAACGAGAGGAGATGTTTGAGATAAATGTAGTGTTTAAATTGTGCGGGAGGAGAATTCTATTTTCACGTGTCTTGAAAATTCTATGTGTTGTAgagatttgaatttaagatATGTTTTGATAATgttctaaaatatttgttggaaTGCGTTGAGTTGGTAATATAAAACTACTCTCTCTTTCTAATCATGGACTTCGCTAACATTCTgtagtttatattttctttgtttgtcgATTTTGTTTCTGTTATAACAATATTGTTATGATTAAAAGTCTAAGCTGTTAAACTAGAACAAATTAATCACTTACAATGTTTCCAATGctctatttgaaaaatataatatgcttcaattttatatggaataaataaattacGTAAGTACcagatattttgttatatcaataaaatactTACGGGAACTGGCAGGATGGTACCCCTGATTACAAATCTGTAGTATCCAAGAGAATTGTGACTgtatattgattttgattgttgCCTTTGAATGGATGCAATgtacaatttcttttctcactATTGATGTACACACCTTTTGTCTTTGTGAATTGtgatttagtttcttttggtCTATTTGTTCTGTTGTTGTGGtgttttaccattttcttttacaggTTTCATTTGGTGTTATTGGCTTAGGTGTTGGGGTTTCTTTGTTGTCGTAAGTTGTTTCCTCCTGAGgctcaaaatttgtaaatttataaCTTGTACATTTGATCTGTTTTTGTTCTATAGGTATGGATTCGGTGCATACTTTAATATCCTCCCGGGATCTGAATGGTCTGCCATTATGCTAACATATGGCTTCCCTCTTGCTATTATTGGCATGGCTCTAAAGGTACAAGTTACAACTCTCTATTTATTCACCTTTTGCAGTTTAAGAATGGTTTAGTGcaataaatttatgatttactTCAGTAGCCACATCCATCTTATGATCGTTTTAGATTTTCTATACCCTGTATATTATAGTTATAACTTGGTAGCTTatccaaaatcaaaagttcCTAAAAGTTTCTATCTGGTGTTTTAAAGAAAGCTAGTGTGACTTAAGTGTTCAACGGCATTCTACGTTTCATTGGTTATTTCCTTTCTCAATTGGCCTTGAagtgttgtttatttttaccTTATTCCTTAACTTCATGAACTTGAgctgaaaacaaaaagaattgatAGAGAGAACTAGGTAACTCATTCTAGCCTTTGAGTGTTTTGCAGTATGCTGAACTCAAACCAGTGCCATGCTTGACATACTTAGATGCTCAAAAACTGAGGGAAACATGCGCCACACCAATTCTTAAACAGGTTTTTTCTTGgaacttgtttctttttaatgacCGTGCTTGCAACATGCGTTGTAAACAGTTCCTCTTGTGATTGGTTGTTTTGATAGACCAGCCTTTcttgttcatttatttatttgtttgtttattttgtttgggaAGAATCTTATACATTTATTCTTATAATGGGaatagaagaacaaaaaattgaaactggAATGTTTAGGAGAAACAAATTTGGGCCCAAAAGTGTGGGTAGGAATTAtacttcttgttttttctatttatttttgcttGTCACTGTGAATTTCCAGTTGAGACTTGtcatgtttttctatttactgttctatgatattttgtttatttaggTTTCTTCATCTAGTCAGTTCAATTTTTAGGTTTGAACTTTCATATTGTTGATACTGTAGTACAGCTTGGGAAAGCATGAATCTGTCGTGTTGTGTGATTATTATCTTTTCCACgttataaatgaaaagttatCAATTCattcagaaagaaaaaaagcttGCCTTTTATTTCACTTTGACTTTGCTTCAAATAGTATGCAACTTGGGAGTTTAACTTAAATAGTTTCTAATACATTGTCATTCTGTATACACACAAGTTTCATTGTATAAATTGTTTCATATTTGTGATTACTTTTAAACGTTTTCACTAGGTAAGAGACGATGTTATTAGGTTTCGTTATGGGGATGAACAACACTTGGATGAGGCGTTGAAACGGATTTTCCAGTATGGCCTGGTAAGTAAATTGAGGTTACTTGAATCATCTTTATCTGTTATCTTTGATTGCATTTTACCTGCCAGTAATTtcactctttttcttctcctgtctgtttcttattttgtggattatttttacctttttagaattatatcaattcaaaAGACTCCTGCCTTATCAATTTAGAAACTGATAGTTGGCTTCACTTTTACTTAGCCGTTGCACTGTTTTGAAACTAGAATTTCTATACACCACTAGAGGCGAACCAGTACGTGGATCCCAGCTGTCTGAACTTCAATTCATGCTTGTCACaccataattttcaatttgggaTCCAGTAAATATTCTAATACCTGTCTACGAAGGCATgttttgatgtaattttgaaattgatgttAAATAATGTTGAGGTAGCCTCTTATCATCCCTTTGCGCTATTCTTGAAGGATGAAGTGTGGCATCCAGCGCTCAAATGAACTCTTACAATCTAGGCTGTGATATTTGACTCAATTGATAAAGCCTAATATTGTAGTAATAGTGAActatttgaacaaaataactaCTCAGCGGATTGATCAACAACTTAGAAGACTGGCTAGTTGGTAAATGTGACAAacagaaaaagataaaagtacCATGCGAAACTAACTTCTAGACTGCAGTACATATTGCCTATATTGTAGTTTTAGATGTCTGTCACATTACAGACACCCAGGACTTCCAACGTTCGTGGGACGCTTAAATAGATTCTTAAGAGGGTTAATAGTTATTATCTTGGCTGTttacacaaataaaatttatcatgtcgtacaaaatattatatttcttggACGTATTTGTTCATGAATGTTATGTTCTTACAAGACATTGAGCCATTTAGAACTGTGTTTCtctgattttaaattttcctaATGAACCTTAGCATAAGATGGTGTATCATGGCTATGCATTTTATTACTTCAACTTCTCTTAGTTTTCATGTGcttcatattatatttcaaaggttAACATCTAATTCAAAAGTAAACTTATGTCAACTTTTGAGCGTTGGAATTAACCTCATCAAAAGTATACAAATAGATGTCGGTTCTAactctcaacttttttatgaTTACGTGTTGCCATGTCTATCTCCTCTTGCTGTACCCTACTTTCTAGTCAATTAGCAGTTCGATACACGatagatttatatattataatactGTGAGATATGAACATTTATCATAATTTCTTCAGCGCTTATTCATAAGTTTGTTCTTAGAATgtattttagattttcaatGTACATTTCACTGTAACGTTTTGAATGGCTAAGGCTTCTCAGCTTACAAGTTCTCTTCTTTCCATACATCTATTCCCCTCATTTCTCTTTGTCTATTTCTTAACTTGGTCATCCTGCCTTTGATAACTTGGTCAGGCAGATACACAAATACAGATAGAAGTTTTATTCACAACCTTAATGTGAAATTGTATCAATTGTGTATTTTGAATCCTCATTTTTATGCTTTACATCAAGTTTTGTAAATTGATCAATGTTGCAATCTACTTTTGTATGCACAGGCTGGGGGAATTCCTCGACGGAGTGCACCTATTTTGCAAAGTATACGTGAAGAAGTATGTTTGCatgactttgtttttgtttcagaTATCATCTGTTGGCATATTTGTCACTGCAGTACTTATCACGCTTCTGATTGTACCAACTGGAAGTACTACTAAATACAATAGCATGATAACGACACTGATAGTTCTAATATTAAGCCATTGGATACAATTCTAGGTCACAGAAGATGGAAAGTATTGCCTGGTCTTGGTGTTCGAAGCCAAAGCCTTGACATTGTCAGATTTTGAGAAAAGACAGGTAATTGACATATGCTCTTATTAAATGGTTGAAGAATTAAAGAGTGCTGTCAGATTTCTTTACCTTCTTAAGTCTACGAAAGATCAATTATTGCTCAAAACCCAAATTTTGCTAATGCTGATGTAGTCATGATGGTAAATGTTTATCGTCATTCTAAAGGAATAATAGTTTTCGGAAGACTTGAAACTATGGgaagatattatattaaaaaatgaacctATAATGAACTTGCAGGCCAaatttgcttctttctttggACCAGGGATCACTGCAGAAGTTGGTGAGCTTAATGCCTTGcctaatttatctttttccttttcttttttttttggtaattataccatttttttaaaaattttcttgaaACTTTTGCAGGGAAAGGAGAGAATGATTTGTATGAAGTCCGGCTTACTTCTAACACTATTCCCGGTGCTTCACCGTGATAAAGTATATGGTGTAATCAAATTCTGCTACATATAATGGTTTCATTTAGTATACAAACTGCTGTCCACTTGTGAAGTTCTGGTAAGTATATATTCCTTTCAAAATCCCTGCAAtggaaatattaaatttggtCTCTAATGTTTGTAACAcgtgaaaaaaatatagacaaaactcaaaagatttagaaagagaaaaaaaatgacatcCAAATGGGTTCCTTCCTGAATTTTAGAATTGCAAAATCACTTCATTCTTAAAATAGAAACAGGACATTCTACCTTAGCTTTACCTATTCCGGAACTTTTTCACATGAGGCATGCATAGTTATTTGATTAACGAACTTTCCCTTAGAATAGTCACAGAATTATGAAATGTGCCCTTGCGAACTGGAAACTACGGCCTAAAAAGCACCCAATGTGGAACACGTCCCATAAGCATGGTGCATTTCGGGGATGTGAATGCCAATGTTGATTATAGTTTTTGCCACAATTTACTAGTAGTAGAGCTTTATACTTGTACATTGATACGTAATCTTGACTTTCTTGTTTTGGAACAATAGCATTTATTGCCATTAAACTGTTGCCGTTGCCCGTATTCATCTCATTTCCTTGAAGATTTTTGCTAATGCATTCATCAATAGTTAGTCTCAAATGAAGTCTTGCAAGTGTTTCTTACAGCTTCTCACGTGGCCTTTAGTACTAAATGCTGTCTGTATTTAATCAACCTCATTTTATAACcattcgattttttttttaaaataataataataggttGAAGCGGTATTTTCTTAGTATAGTTGAGGTAGGGGATTAAGACGACTCATATTTCAGTTGtgcatttgattttaaaaaactaaatggcTAAGTTCTTAAATCTCAGTTGACTACGTAGGTCTTTGAAATCCAAAGCTGGTGGCTTCTCTCCTCGCTTCTCCGGAAGTTCTCTTCAAGTTGTTTTCTGAAATTATTATCACCTTTCAGTAGCCATTAAACTTAACTGGCACCAAAAGGGGGGGAAGTGAGAAACACGTGTTTTTATGATCTTTTGCCTTTTGTATATTCTCTTAAGGGTCAAGTCCACGAGAAACTTCCATTACAAATATCCTATTGTCTCTTCTGTTCCACCTCCCCGCTTTCCAGTTTTCCTACTCGAAAAGTTGGCATCTCCTTCAAATCACCTCTATGAGTGAGAATCGAGTCGATTAAAGTCTTTAGACGGGCTAGACAAATACTTGTATAGGAAAGTTATTTCAAATTGTTGCTTTAGGAGGGGCATATCTGAATGTTCACTAGGGATAGGAGTTGGAGATCGGGTAAAGTgtgaaaacataaatattcGATGGGATGGTTCCTTAGGTTGGAAGATAACTGCCGCTGAGGCATTGAGAAGATTCTTTTCATCCTGccgtgtatgtatatatattattgcaaatatatgaataattgataatattgTTTCACATTTGTTCTAAtacatttttggttttttgattttctcttattttctattttgtcttCACCTGGTGAATTTGTTTAgccttttttctaaaatagaaaaatatctgTTTTTGGTGTTTGAACTttaagaaactcaaaattcacttttactttaaaattatgtaCATAAAATTTCAACGGCTGAgaccaaattttaataattaataaaaccTAATTAAggttcttaattaaaaatatcattattaagCCATCATCTTATTGGGAACATTCTAAGTTTCTAACTAATGTGATgtgtatattttgaattttttctttttgtgatcTTAGTGGGTCCTTGATTGGGCTGTTTTGTAAGCTCATGAAGCACTTGTATCGTGCAATTAGTCTGATCTTTTTTATTCCCTTGCACGTCTTAGAGATCCACTTTATGATCTATGGTATTAGAATTGGATTTTGAATTGATAGAAGCTTCATTTTCTTAGTAACCAGTGGAAGCTAATGAAACTAATAATCCTACTTATTAAAAGCTTTGCTTTTTTAAAGGTAAAGACAAAGGCATGCACGTGAAGTGAGGAGGTAAAGCTGCTCCCAACTTTCACTATCCCAATAAACGAAAAATAATATCACTCGGCACCAACACTAAAGCTGAGAACCACAAAACTAAAAGCCCTAACCTTTCTCCGCAGGCCTGAGGTCCCTCTCCATGATTACTCTTAATTTCTTAACGCAAACACAAACCCCACTAACACCTGCAAAAATATGCCTGAAATACAAAGCGAATCTCcttttaccattttctcaGTAACTTTTCAGCACCCTTTCAAATGAGgtaaaaagtttttctttcttgttttgtgtTTATCTCTCTGTCTCGTTCTCATCCACGACAGGCACCCACCTTGACTCCACGTTTGCTCGTTTGTACTGTTTCTAtctcccttttcttcttttgtcacctccttttcttttcttgctttAATTGTCACCTGCACTTAAATTAGACTCATCACTGTTGTGTATGGGTCTGAGGAGAATGGGATATCTCTTATATTTGCTAATCTAGGCATTGTCATCTGTGAACATGACCCTTATGGAAATTTGTAGAAAATGCTCAAACTTTACTAAACACCTGGGGtttaagaaagagagaaatgcAGTATCTCTGtgttgaaatcaaatttaatgcCCAAAATGAGAAGATTAGCCACGTGAAGGACTGTACAGCTTAACGATCTTTTGAGCCCCCATACATTTCATTGTGACAGTGaagttttgattaatttagAGCTGTTGCCTTTTCCTCTCTAACTGAAAGGTATAGTCTGTTGTTATTGGggaggaaaggaaaaaaaaaaaaaaagacaaacaaaGTTACAAATTATGACCACCCATTTTGATTACCAAACAATGTTTAAAGCCACTGGTGAAAAGATGCATACCAGTAACACATAATCCACAAAGGGTCACTTCTTCTGCTCAACGATAACCTTTGAGAActgttttttcgtttttacttttttgtttcttttcacttttagTGTTTCCGTTGAATCCCGGCCCTTTCACCTGTGGACTGATTTTGAGATTATGCTTATTGATATTGAGGTACAAGCATGTGGATGTCTAATGAATGACAGATGCAATGATTCAGagacttttcttttcattattttagcCATTTGACCATATCCTTCAAATGCATAACCATTTTTTccagaaagagagaaataaagtagaaatttcaatataaagcAGCAGAAACTGTGAGAACccattttgtattttgcagGAAAGAATCTCTATGGGCTCCACAATAAAGCAAGTAGGGTGGGGATGGTTGTGGTAAGTGGGATTGTTAAATGTTTTGTAGTACAGAGTTTATGGTCGTTGGGAATTTGGAAATATGTTTTGTGAAATTGCCTTTGCTTCTGATTCTGATATATTCTTGGTTAGAGTAGAgtcctccatttttttttctctcttctctttttcgtTTTCCCTTCTGATTGATTCTTTTTTGCTGTCCGGAAAATGCTTCCCACAAACAGAGACAACCACAACTGTATGAGTTGTTGGGAAGCAGACAACCATGGGAGAAAAATCATAGGTCTGTAAGCTAGATATAGCCTATAGGAATATGTGAAGAGCGTGGTCCCTTTTTTACTCTTACACTTCTCCATTTTGTTAGATCATTGATCTGAATCAGTCAAGCCTAATCTTGACGACCCCATTTGTAGAAACGCACAATCAACGAGGAAGAAACTGAAACATCCAAATTATCACTGTTTCAACTCTTAGGTTTTGGGGAATGGGGTTAATCACCCTAAAATTTCTTCCTACATTTCTTAATTAGTTAGGTTTGTACATTGTTTTAAGCTTCCcatttcaaatctttcttcTACTAAATCATTATTATCATTTGAAACATCATTGAATGTACTTACCActttctctaatttctttttaggaaTGGAATAAGATTTTGATGAACCAGTTTGTTCTTTCCCACATTCCTTCAACGATCTCTCTTTAATGGGAGGCGTCGAAGCCGGACTAGGACTCGTTGAACTTCTATCAGGTGGTGTGCTTTGAGTTCCCACATCCTTGGTTCTCatcccttccattttcttttctacaattcaaacaatgaactttgtttgatattgaatccaacttcaaacaaaccttgttataagaaaaaagacaaCAAAAGTGGTGATACCTGGAATTGGATAGTGATGAATTGCTTCTTCCTGTGGGAAACTAATTGGCCTTTCTTGGATTTGTCTAGAATTTGTAGAATAAACTAAAGGAGCAGACATAGTGATCCTAGTTCTGAAATTTCTGAATGACCTTGCACTTAGTGTTTTAGCTGATAAACACTCCATTGGAACTTCCCCTGAAAGAGGATTGCAAATATATTTCTCTGCTTCATACCATTTTGAGTTCAAAGCAAATCCCTCTGGTGACAAACTTTCCCAACTATTATAACTTGACCTAGCTTGCAATGCTgcacaaaacaaaacaaaaaaaactcatttctcttatttcctttttctcagCTCAAACCACAAAAAGGAGTGGTTCCTTAGAGTCTTTGCACAACATCTCTTACCTTTAAGAGCAGTAGTGAAAGAATAGGTTGATGGGTCAATTTCATCTATACAAAAGAATCcaagaaataaatagatgAGAATGAGATAAAATCCATGacaggaaaaaagaaaaaaaaaacaccgacttgaaacagaaaaataaagagGTACCTCTCATGGAGTAGCAGCCTGGGGAAGAAGCAGTGCTGGAAATGGTTAAGTTTGATCTAAAGGATCTTCCATCTTCTCCAAAGCTTCTTATATAAGAACCTGAAAACCTTCTAGAACTTGTGTTCTCACGTTTGATCCTTGCCCTGACTGGCCATTCTCTCAAATTCAACTCATCtgcttcttctcttctttgtgAACCATAATGAAATTGCTCCATTCTTTGAAGGAAATGAGTCACTAGTTGAATTTCAAGCCTTTTAaccttcctttcttcttttctttctttctttctaatatcACAACTCTTCTTTGTAGTTTTATAAGGCTAAATATCTTAACATTTTTATACTGTAAAAGCAAATATCATTAATTCCTGAATAATTGTCTcatgtttgtttttatctgATTTGGTCTATCAACATTCTAATTGTTATTTCatatcttaaaagaaaatatatataggtgAATTCCCTTTTCCTAAACAAAACAATCATCTCTGTTACACCCCAAATTGCTTAGTTCTCCATTTGCAAGACAAAACAAGTCcatttcaacaaatttcagTCTCAATTATTGGTCTTATATTGTTAGGATTCTGTTTCAAATCATGGGTCTCACCTTAAGTTGTTGTATAGCTCAATTTGTTCCCCATGCAATTGTCACTTTGTTTATGGTGTCTTCCTCCTTTACAATTCCAACTTCCTTCCTAGTTTATTAACTTTAGATGTTGATGTCATGTCATCATCAAAACTTGTCTGTTCGTATGGTTACGGTTGTAGgtttttaaatctttcttttatatataagcGTAGATAGTCAAATGATCATAGTTCAACTAACTTACACTATCATCTTCAAATCTAAGGTTCAAGATCGTACTCATTCTTATCTTGactgttttctttatttctttttcttttctttaaatgtaatattagTGAGATAATTATTCAGCTAACTATTTCCTTCCAACCACTTTGATatacaatcaaaataataatcaaaacttTTCTTTACATCAAAGAATTTTAATCcacaacttttttctttacattttccATGGCACCAAATCTAGCATTTCCTTACAATTTAGAGTTCTAAGCCACAGGGGCTTGACACGTGGCATCACTTCAATTATAgcaatttaactttaatttttttattttataaaaattgcaatttttaCTCTATGATGAAAGAACAGTTGTATTTAGAAAGGTGTTGGCATGTGCTTCCAAGTGTTACAAAAATTTGTAGATTAATCTCATGAAAACAGCATTAGAACtgacttttgaatttttttttttttttaatcttgagAAAATTCTCAGAGTCAATTTTTGCATTGTCAAAACTTAAGTTTCtgaattaaattgatattaaagtttaaagcttagattagtataattataatttacattctctaaacttttgattataacaatttaaacctgaatttttcatatatggtttattttatatttaatttgaaaattaataccATAGGTCCATACgagacatttatttttttcaattaagcTTCTAAACtatcatataatttaatattagctacatttgaaaattatcaaaGCATCCCTTCCTAAACGAGGGTAGactttcttcaaatatttggTTAGAGTTAACAAAATGAATCATTCTAATTCACATGAACACATTGGAAGAGgaaatatttatggaaagtAAAAACTAATCGGgttatttaagttaaaaagaactaattaaacaaattataaatgatCATAATTACgatttaaaagtttgatgtAATTGTAAAGATTTTAGAAAGTGAAGAGTGGAGAGTGGAGAGTGGAGAGTGGAGAGAGGTGGGGATTTAGGGCAGAAGGAGGAGTAGGAGAGTAGAGGAGAGTAGAGTAGGGGGTGAAGACTACAAAGAGGTCCCGTTTCTGAAGTTTTCATCTCatcattttaactttcttcatttctttctttttctttttttgtttcttgtgcATGCAATCTTGGATTTATGAAAACCCTAtgttccctttttcttttcttttccatttttaaaatctaactTTGGAATTATTCTCTTCAAAGGTTTTAAAATATCCCAAtggaattagaaaaatatatttttagatatgTAGTAGTTTATCTTGATTTATTGTGATTCATTATAGATAggctttttaatatttatttggtgTATGttgttgtattttgaaaacaacccTAAAATAACATGCgtattaataaatagaaatttatgaaagtaatgcacaaaatttaaaatggaaattcaaatatattcataaaaaaaagataataataacaacaatatatatatatacatttaattttcaatttggcATGTGGGATTGATGAGATCTAAGTAGATCCTAGGAAactttgaattgatttttattgttgtcaaATACCTAATAATCataagaaacatatatatatatatattaaagcatcaaagattttataaatagaaaatcaaaCTTGTGTATCTCATGCTATTGAAATCTTCTTTagatttataaagaaattggagcgtcaaataaaataaataaatctaaagtattaattttaatccaatgaggaatattatatttgttcaatatttatcgacaataaaaaaaaatgagaggaGTGATCTTAAAGCATTGAATTATTTTCATGTAAATGAAGCGTACACATTTGAAGAGATCTCTTAAAGTCATTAAATCAAGGCTTCACGTAGGTTTCAAAACTCCCTTACTTGAATATTAAGTTTGGAGcctttatcaatatata encodes:
- the LOC101213588 gene encoding uncharacterized protein LOC101213588 isoform X1 is translated as MEQFHYGSQRREEADELNLREWPVRARIKRENTSSRRFSGSYIRSFGEDGRSFRSNLTISSTASSPGCYSMRDEIDPSTYSFTTALKALQARSSYNSWESLSPEGFALNSKWYEAEKYICNPLSGEVPMECLSAKTLSARSFRNFRTRITMSAPLVYSTNSRQIQERPISFPQEEAIHHYPIPEKKMEGMRTKDVGTQSTPPDRSSTSPSPASTPPIKERSLKECGKEQTGSSKSYSIPKKKLEKVVTIKARKEKEVTKEEKGDRNSTNEQTWSQGGCLSWMRTRQRDKHKTRKKNFLPHLKGC
- the LOC101213588 gene encoding uncharacterized protein LOC101213588 isoform X2, which gives rise to MEQFHYGSQRREEADELNLREWPVRARIKRENTSSRRFSGSYIRSFGEDGRSFRSNLTISSTASSPGCYSMRDEIDPSTYSFTTALKALQARSSYNSWESLSPEGFALNSKWYEAEKYICNPLSGEVPMECLSAKTLSARSFRNFRTRITMSAPLVYSTNSRQIQERPISFPQEEAIHHYPIPEKKMEGMRTKDVGTQSTPPDRSSTSPSPASTPPIKERSLKECGKEQTGSSKSYSIPKKKLEKVFLPR
- the LOC101213350 gene encoding uncharacterized protein LOC101213350, whose amino-acid sequence is MSITAISPTPGLSTCSHDQFTLSNRLSLVSLPFSRPNRTISLPGGANFIARTNVFVHFETTTLLHKPHRLAFSFSTRAADSTQPSAVSASPGKAVVTDDEFSLAKVSFGVIGLGVGVSLLSYGFGAYFNILPGSEWSAIMLTYGFPLAIIGMALKYAELKPVPCLTYLDAQKLRETCATPILKQVRDDVIRFRYGDEQHLDEALKRIFQYGLAGGIPRRSAPILQSIREEVTEDGKYCLVLVFEAKALTLSDFEKRQAKFASFFGPGITAEVGKGENDLYEVRLTSNTIPGASP